A genomic window from Brachyspira sp. SAP_772 includes:
- a CDS encoding rhodanese-like domain-containing protein, with product MKKIIIILSISFLFLACSNKGYKNLNIEKAIKLVNSSTNLIILDVRTREEYLAGNIPNSINIDVLSQDFKSKIDMLDKNKEYLVYCRSGNRCTIASSIMSTNGFINIYNLQNITYQDFANAMLTNNK from the coding sequence ATGAAAAAAATTATAATAATTTTATCTATTTCTTTTTTATTTCTTGCCTGTTCAAATAAAGGATATAAAAATCTTAATATAGAAAAAGCAATTAAATTAGTAAATAGCTCAACAAATCTTATTATTTTAGATGTTAGAACAAGAGAAGAATATTTAGCAGGGAATATTCCAAACTCTATTAATATAGATGTATTAAGCCAAGACTTCAAATCAAAGATAGATATGTTAGATAAAAACAAAGAATATTTAGTATATTGCAGAAGTGGAAACAGATGCACTATTGCATCTAGTATAATGTCTACAAATGGATTTATTAATATTTATAATTTACAAAACATAACATATCAAGATTTTGCTAATGCAATGCTCACAAATAATAAATAA